The sequence ATCATTTAAAAGGAAATTATTATTTTATCCCTGTATGGCCGAAGCCCCCAGCCCCTCTTTCTGTATCAAGCAATGAATCAGCTAACTCCCATTCAATTCTTGAATGAAGAGCAACTACCATTTGAGCAACTCTTTCGCCATTTTCAACTTTAAATTCTTCATTTGAAAGATTTACCAATATTACTTTTATCTCTCCTCTATAATCCGCATCAATTGTGCCTGGTGTATTTAAAACTGTAATCCCATTTTTAAAAGCAAGACCGCTTCGAGGGCGTATCTGTGCTTCGTAACCAATTGGAAGTTCAATAAATAAACCGGTTGGAATAAGTTTTCTTTCAAGAGATTTCAGCACTATTGGTTCCTCCAAATTTGCCCTCAAATCCATTCCTGCTGAAGCCAAAGTACTGTATTGAGGCAGTTCGTGTGATGACTTGTTTATTACTCTTACTTTCATTTTATTTTGCTTTTTAATTCTATTATTTATAAAACTGTTGCTCAAGCCTTAATTAACAGTATAACCTTATGGATTTATTTAGGCAGCTAAATTACTACTTTTTTAACTTTTTCAATCAGAAATGCAGTGATAAGAAATGCTATTAGCAATATGGTATTAAAAAAAGTTCGGGCAAATTGTTCATCCGGTGCAAATTGTATACTTACCAGATAAATAATAACAGCTAAAAAAATGTAAACTCCTGCGTTTTTTAATTTGTAAACAACAGGAAAATGTTTTTGTCCAATAATATAAGATAAAACCATCATTACACTATAACAAATCAAGGTAGTCCATGCTGCTCCCAAATAACCCATTTTAGGAATGAGTAAAAAATTGAAAAAAACCGTTATTGCCGCACCAATAATTGTTAAATAAGCCCCGAACATTGTTTTTCCTGAGAGCTTATACCATATTGATAAATTAAAAAAGATTCCCATAAACAGGTTTGCCAGTAATAATATAGGAACAATTTTTATTCCCTCTCTGTATTTTTCCCCAACAAACAATTGCACATAATCAATATAAAGCACAACACATAAAAAAATAAGGGAGCCGGCAAGAATGAAATAATTCATTACCTGGGCATATATCTCAGTCCTGTTTTTTTCTTTGTATTGAGCAAAGAAAAATGGTTCTGCTGCAAAACGGAAAGATTGGATGAATAAAGTCATTAAAATAGCTATTTTATAACAGGCCCCATAAATCCCTAATTGATATAAAGAAACATCAGAGGGAAGTAAATATTTAATCATTATCCTATCGGCCGTTTCATTTGTCATGCCTGCCAGGCCTGCCAGTAAAAGCGGCAGTGAGTACTTCATCATACGCTTCCACAAGTTTAGATCAAAGGAGTAAAACCTGGGAATTAAATAGGGAATAAGCAACAAAACAGTAATAATACTTGCCAATAAATTTGAAATAAAAATATAGCCAATGCTAATTTGAGGGCTATAAACAAGGCTAATTATTTCAAATAGAATTCCTTCGCCTTTTTCATAAACCAAAGGGCAAAAAACAAGGAAAAACAAAATAAAGAGTATATTAGAGAGGATACTTGTAAACTTAACAAGAGCAAATTTCAGAGGCTTATTTTGTTCCCTGAGTTTGGCAAAGGGAATTGCTGTAATACCATCAAAGGCAATGATAAAAACAAACCAAATAATGTACTCCTGATTTTGGGAGTATCCTAAACCCTGTGCAATAAATGGAGAAAGGGCCAGAAATAAAAGAATAAAAACAGTGCTGGATGATAAAATGGAAATAAGAATGGTACTATAAACAGACTCCTTATTGTTTTCGGTTTGAGTGAAACGAAAAAGAGCAGTTTCCATTCCATAAGTAAGAATTATGATTAGGAATGAAACATAAGCATAAAGTTCGGTAACAACCCCAAACTCTTCAGGAATAAAGATTCTAGTGTAAAGTGGGACTAACAAGTAATTTAATAATCTGCCAAGAATACTTGGAATCCCATAAATTGCAGTTTGCCCGGCAAGCTTTCTAATCAGGTTCAAAGTTACAAGTTACAAAGGAGACAATTGAATTTGAATTGTTTCACAACAGAATAAATTATGTAAATATATTATTGCCTTTAATAAAATCATTTCCCAGGGAAAATAGCATTTCTTTTTTCAAGGAAAGCAGTTGTACCTTCATGAAAATCATCGGTTCCAAAGCATTTTCCAAATTCATCGATTTCCACTTCATATCCATTGAGGGAATAATTGTAACCGGCATTAATGGCTCTTATTGCTCCAGCAATTGCAACCGGGGACTTACTGATTATTTTTCCAGCAATTTCCTCACATTTTGCAATTAATTCATTTTGTTCTACCACATGATTTACCAAATTGTACCTAAATGCATCCTGGGCCGTCATCATTTCTGCTGTCATAATCATTTCAAATGCTTTTCCCTTTCCAACAAGTTGAGGCAGCCTTTGGGTTCCACCATATCCGGGTATTACTCCCAAAGAGACTTCAGGGAGCCCCATTTTAGCATTACTTGAAGCAACTCGCAAATGACATGACATCGCCAGTTCCAAGCCTCCCCCAAGGGCAAAGCCATTTACAGCTGCAATTACCGGCTTTGGCAAATTTTCTATTACATCAAAAAGGGTATGCTGGCCAGCGGCACTAAGTGTTCTTCCCTGTTCAATTTCAAAATCAGCAAATTCTGCAATGTCTGCTCCTGCTACAAAAGCCTTAGTTCCAGCACCTGTAAGGATAATAACTTTTACCTCATCATTAATGGCTGCATTTTTAAAAGCAACACTTAATTCAGCAATAGTTTTTTTATTCAGTGCATTAAGTTTATCCTCACGGTTAATTGTGAGTGTAAGGATACCATTGGCATTAACGGAAAGTATATTTTCAAAAATCATTGTGGTATATTATATTCATTAAAAAGTTTGATTGAAAAATAGTGTAAAATAGTCTTTGATAACTGTTTTTTTTATTGCTTAAACCAAAGCAATATCAAATTGTACCAGGTCAATAAAATCTTGTATACGTTCATCTACTTCAGCGGGAGATAAATTGACAATTCTTTGAGTTCCGAATTTTTCAACACAAAAAGAGGCCATGGCTGAACCAAAAATAATAGCCCTTTTCATGTTTTCAAAAGAAATGTCTTTGGTTTCAGCAAGGTATCCGATAAAACCTCCTGCAAAAGTATCACCAGCGCCTGTGGGATCAAAAACCTCTTCAAGAGGAAGGGCTGGTGCAAAGAAAACCTGTTCTTTATGAAAGAGCAAAGCTCCATGTTCTCCCTTTTTAATAATCAAATATTTTGGCCCAAGTGCCATAATCTTTTGAGCAGCCTTTACCAATGAATATTCCTTTGACATTTGTCGTGCTTCTTCATCATTAATTGCCAGCACATCAACCATTTTTATTGTTTCCATTAATTCATCCCAGCTGCTGTCCATCCAAAAGTTCATAGTATCCATTACTATTAATTTAGGACGCTTTTTTAATTGTTTAATAACATTCATTTGAACCACTGGCATAAGATTACCAAGCATTAAAAAATCACAGTCCTGGTATTTTTCAGGAACAATAGGATTAAAACCGGCAAGAACGTTTAACTGTGTATCAAGAGTGTCACGGGTATTCATATCTATGTGATACTTGCCTTTCCAAAAAAAAGTTTTTTCTCCTGCTTTAATTTGAAGTCCATCCAAATTTATATTTCTGCTTTTAAGAGTTTCAATATGCTCCTGAGGAAAATCATCCCCTACAACAGAAATAAGATTAATTTTTTTTGTGAAATAAGATGCCGAAAGGCTTGCATATGTAGCTGCTCCTCCTAAAATTTTTTCTGTTTTATCAAAAGGTGTTTCAATAGCATCAAATGCAACTGTACCAATAATTAATAGGCTCATTAATAGAATTTTTAAAAATTAATAATTTTGACAAATATATCGGATATTTATCTGATTGGAGTTGTTTTTATCCCTTTTTAATAAACAATTCCTTGCTCAAAGCACATTCATTTTAATTAAATGATCCACAATAAAGGAAAAGCTCAAGTGCATGTTAAAAATAACATGCTCATTTATAATTGTTTGCAATCATATTAAATATTTATGCTAAAATAATTGCATATTTATATGATTACTTCTATTTTTGCATTCCTTTTTAGGAAAAGATTCCTTCTTAGCTCAGCTGGTTAGAGCATCTGACTGTTAATCAGAGGGTCCTTGGTTCGAGCCCAAGAGAGGGAGCATCCCTTGAGTTTATAGGGGTTTGAAAGGGGTTTAATGAAAATTAAGCCCCTTTTTTTTATGCTGTAATTTCTGGAGTTAATGCCTCATTCAGCTTCATTTGGATTCAAATGCGTTTCCCCTATTCTTTCCCCTGTGGATGTATTTAGAAAAATGCTATGTTTGTGCTGATATATACAAGTTGTGTGATGTTTTATGAAACCAATATTCTCTAGGAACGAGGACATTGACAAAATTGCATTTTTGAATTGGCGAATCTCTCCACATTCTGAAATACTTAATAT comes from Bacteroidota bacterium and encodes:
- the dut gene encoding dUTP diphosphatase codes for the protein MKVRVINKSSHELPQYSTLASAGMDLRANLEEPIVLKSLERKLIPTGLFIELPIGYEAQIRPRSGLAFKNGITVLNTPGTIDADYRGEIKVILVNLSNEEFKVENGERVAQMVVALHSRIEWELADSLLDTERGAGGFGHTGIK
- a CDS encoding oligosaccharide flippase family protein, which translates into the protein MNLIRKLAGQTAIYGIPSILGRLLNYLLVPLYTRIFIPEEFGVVTELYAYVSFLIIILTYGMETALFRFTQTENNKESVYSTILISILSSSTVFILLFLALSPFIAQGLGYSQNQEYIIWFVFIIAFDGITAIPFAKLREQNKPLKFALVKFTSILSNILFILFFLVFCPLVYEKGEGILFEIISLVYSPQISIGYIFISNLLASIITVLLLIPYLIPRFYSFDLNLWKRMMKYSLPLLLAGLAGMTNETADRIMIKYLLPSDVSLYQLGIYGACYKIAILMTLFIQSFRFAAEPFFFAQYKEKNRTEIYAQVMNYFILAGSLIFLCVVLYIDYVQLFVGEKYREGIKIVPILLLANLFMGIFFNLSIWYKLSGKTMFGAYLTIIGAAITVFFNFLLIPKMGYLGAAWTTLICYSVMMVLSYIIGQKHFPVVYKLKNAGVYIFLAVIIYLVSIQFAPDEQFARTFFNTILLIAFLITAFLIEKVKKVVI
- a CDS encoding enoyl-CoA hydratase/isomerase family protein; translated protein: MIFENILSVNANGILTLTINREDKLNALNKKTIAELSVAFKNAAINDEVKVIILTGAGTKAFVAGADIAEFADFEIEQGRTLSAAGQHTLFDVIENLPKPVIAAVNGFALGGGLELAMSCHLRVASSNAKMGLPEVSLGVIPGYGGTQRLPQLVGKGKAFEMIMTAEMMTAQDAFRYNLVNHVVEQNELIAKCEEIAGKIISKSPVAIAGAIRAINAGYNYSLNGYEVEIDEFGKCFGTDDFHEGTTAFLEKRNAIFPGK
- a CDS encoding sugar kinase, encoding MSLLIIGTVAFDAIETPFDKTEKILGGAATYASLSASYFTKKINLISVVGDDFPQEHIETLKSRNINLDGLQIKAGEKTFFWKGKYHIDMNTRDTLDTQLNVLAGFNPIVPEKYQDCDFLMLGNLMPVVQMNVIKQLKKRPKLIVMDTMNFWMDSSWDELMETIKMVDVLAINDEEARQMSKEYSLVKAAQKIMALGPKYLIIKKGEHGALLFHKEQVFFAPALPLEEVFDPTGAGDTFAGGFIGYLAETKDISFENMKRAIIFGSAMASFCVEKFGTQRIVNLSPAEVDERIQDFIDLVQFDIALV